A DNA window from Carassius gibelio isolate Cgi1373 ecotype wild population from Czech Republic chromosome A6, carGib1.2-hapl.c, whole genome shotgun sequence contains the following coding sequences:
- the LOC128015500 gene encoding uncharacterized protein LOC128015500 isoform X1: MDALLTFIENVFPNPITSKLAIEGLNSLGVETIDDLQFLKDDDLGGFLRPIEARKLIAQIPNIASTLQNTANDLSAEYNSNASGSPAPGCSVSPSSSSSGRRDSSCETSFYDHDWHYSFDDPWQKMPASFMGKLQNGERPSCSERRQLVRIVASEILEVSKCPAKKHVSEIARQMVIAYPKSFRDEINSQVVGSGYDSLLKQLVCRIDNLKRAKAISIPLCGTLEVSTKKRKLLYGCINSDPQLLVGETSELQQEKKEKLVVMFQNNESDVKTIYDLMTSTYTPQRNSIQSGKETKDLLDEWPYLFQPAGMKAHFKELTGIDINNSFEESASSKFRRILDYFQFQCTERASRAGRILTKYRAGGDHVCGAVMLLLTHFKNDQDHFLVMVEDTSVPSDICSEQLPATPCIVVCGENPLTASVYMVAVDQMIVNDHLLSFTEALYLMFSLYYTLNISYPVELGATLEFLQRCIFRINPLKGTKVEKREKKRAYSVNPRVLSLTSKIAAFDWGE, encoded by the exons ATGGATGCATTGTTGACTTTTATTGAGAATGTGTTCCCAAACCCTATAACTTCAAAGCTAGCCATAGAGGGTTTGAACAGCCTAGGTGTGGAGACCATAGATGACCTACAGTTTTTGAAAGATGATGATCTAGGTGGCTTTCTGAGACCGATTGAAGCAAGAAAACTAATAGCTCAAATCCCAA ATATTGCCTCCACTCTGCAAAACACTGCAAATGATTTGTCTGCTGAATACAATTCTAATGCATCAGGTTCACCTGCTCCTGGATGCTCagtttcaccatccagctcttcaaGTGGAAGAC GTGACAGTAGCTGTGAAACTTCGTTTTATGACCATGACTGGCATTATAGTTTTGATGATCCATGGCAAAAAATGCCAGCAAGTTTTATGGGAAAGTTGCAAAATGGCGAAAGGCCAAGTTGCTCTGAGAGAAGACAGTTGGTCCGCATTGTTGCTTCTGAGATCCTGGAAGTCAGCAAATGTCCAGCAAAAAAACATGTATCAGAAATAGCCCGACAAATGGTGATTGCATACCCAAAGTCTTTCAGAGATGAGATTAATTCCCAGGTTGTAGGAAGTGGATATGATTCTCTCCTCAAACAACTGGTGTGTAGAATTGACAATTTGAAAAGAGCAAAAGCTATTAGTATACCACTTTGTGGTACTCTAGAAGTATCAACAAAGAAACGAAAATTGTTATATGGTTGTATAAATTCTGATCCACAACTGCTAGTTGGAGAAACATCCGAATTGCAgcaggaaaagaaagagaagttggtagtaatgtttcaaaataatgaAAGTGATGTAAAGACAATCTATGACTTAATGACTTCTACATACACCCCTCAAAGAAACAGCATCCAATCTGGAAAGGAAACCAAAGATTTACTTGATGAGTGGCCATATCTTTTTCAGCCAGCAGGAATGAAAGCACACTTTAAAGAGCTCACTGGCATTGACATAAACAACAGCTTTGAAGAATCTGCTTCCAGTAAGTTCAGAAGAATATTGGACTACTTTCAATTTCAGTGCACAGAAAGAGCAAGCAGAGCAGGGAGAATCCTCACAAAGTATAGAGCTGGAGGGGATCATGTTTGTGGGGCCGTGATGTTGCTGCTAACCCATTTCAAAAATGACCAAGACCACTTTCTTGTGATGGTAGAAGACACCTCTGTTCCAAGTGATATATGCTCAGAACAGCTTCCAGCAACACCATGTATAGTAGTGTGTG GAGAGAACCCACTGACAGCCAGTGTGTACATGGTAGCAGTAGACCAGATGATTGTAAATGACCATCTCTTGAGTTTTACAGAAGCCCTGTATCTGATGTTCTCTCTTTACTATACATTGAACATCAGTTACCCTGTAGAACTGGGAGCCACACTAGAATTCTTGCAAAG gTGCATCTTTAGGATAAATCCTCTTAAAGGTACCAAggtggaaaagagagagaaaaagagagcgtACTCTGTCAACCCCAGAGTATTGAGTCTGACATCAAAAATTGCTGCATTTGATTGGGGAGAGTAA
- the LOC128015500 gene encoding uncharacterized protein LOC128015500 isoform X3, whose amino-acid sequence MDALLTFIENVFPNPITSKLAIEGLNSLGVETIDDLQFLKDDDLGGFLRPIEARKLIAQIPNIASTLQNTANDLSAEYNSNASGSPAPGCSVSPSSSSSGRRDSSCETSFYDHDWHYSFDDPWQKMPASFMGKLQNGERPSCSERRQLVRIVASEILEVSKCPAKKHVSEIARQMVIAYPKSFRDEINSQVVGSGYDSLLKQLVCRIDNLKRAKAISIPLCGTLEVSTKKRKLLYGCINSDPQLLVGETSELQQEKKEKLVVMFQNNESDVKTIYDLMTSTYTPQRNSIQSGKETKDLLDEWPYLFQPAGMKAHFKELTGIDINNSFEESASKDTSVPSDICSEQLPATPCIVVCGENPLTASVYMVAVDQMIVNDHLLSFTEALYLMFSLYYTLNISYPVELGATLEFLQRCIFRINPLKGTKVEKREKKRAYSVNPRVLSLTSKIAAFDWGE is encoded by the exons ATGGATGCATTGTTGACTTTTATTGAGAATGTGTTCCCAAACCCTATAACTTCAAAGCTAGCCATAGAGGGTTTGAACAGCCTAGGTGTGGAGACCATAGATGACCTACAGTTTTTGAAAGATGATGATCTAGGTGGCTTTCTGAGACCGATTGAAGCAAGAAAACTAATAGCTCAAATCCCAA ATATTGCCTCCACTCTGCAAAACACTGCAAATGATTTGTCTGCTGAATACAATTCTAATGCATCAGGTTCACCTGCTCCTGGATGCTCagtttcaccatccagctcttcaaGTGGAAGAC GTGACAGTAGCTGTGAAACTTCGTTTTATGACCATGACTGGCATTATAGTTTTGATGATCCATGGCAAAAAATGCCAGCAAGTTTTATGGGAAAGTTGCAAAATGGCGAAAGGCCAAGTTGCTCTGAGAGAAGACAGTTGGTCCGCATTGTTGCTTCTGAGATCCTGGAAGTCAGCAAATGTCCAGCAAAAAAACATGTATCAGAAATAGCCCGACAAATGGTGATTGCATACCCAAAGTCTTTCAGAGATGAGATTAATTCCCAGGTTGTAGGAAGTGGATATGATTCTCTCCTCAAACAACTGGTGTGTAGAATTGACAATTTGAAAAGAGCAAAAGCTATTAGTATACCACTTTGTGGTACTCTAGAAGTATCAACAAAGAAACGAAAATTGTTATATGGTTGTATAAATTCTGATCCACAACTGCTAGTTGGAGAAACATCCGAATTGCAgcaggaaaagaaagagaagttggtagtaatgtttcaaaataatgaAAGTGATGTAAAGACAATCTATGACTTAATGACTTCTACATACACCCCTCAAAGAAACAGCATCCAATCTGGAAAGGAAACCAAAGATTTACTTGATGAGTGGCCATATCTTTTTCAGCCAGCAGGAATGAAAGCACACTTTAAAGAGCTCACTGGCATTGACATAAACAACAGCTTTGAAGAATCTGCTTCCA AAGACACCTCTGTTCCAAGTGATATATGCTCAGAACAGCTTCCAGCAACACCATGTATAGTAGTGTGTG GAGAGAACCCACTGACAGCCAGTGTGTACATGGTAGCAGTAGACCAGATGATTGTAAATGACCATCTCTTGAGTTTTACAGAAGCCCTGTATCTGATGTTCTCTCTTTACTATACATTGAACATCAGTTACCCTGTAGAACTGGGAGCCACACTAGAATTCTTGCAAAG gTGCATCTTTAGGATAAATCCTCTTAAAGGTACCAAggtggaaaagagagagaaaaagagagcgtACTCTGTCAACCCCAGAGTATTGAGTCTGACATCAAAAATTGCTGCATTTGATTGGGGAGAGTAA
- the LOC128015500 gene encoding uncharacterized protein LOC128015500 isoform X2, with protein MQYITECQQNNHGPRCRVVNDIASTLQNTANDLSAEYNSNASGSPAPGCSVSPSSSSSGRRDSSCETSFYDHDWHYSFDDPWQKMPASFMGKLQNGERPSCSERRQLVRIVASEILEVSKCPAKKHVSEIARQMVIAYPKSFRDEINSQVVGSGYDSLLKQLVCRIDNLKRAKAISIPLCGTLEVSTKKRKLLYGCINSDPQLLVGETSELQQEKKEKLVVMFQNNESDVKTIYDLMTSTYTPQRNSIQSGKETKDLLDEWPYLFQPAGMKAHFKELTGIDINNSFEESASSKFRRILDYFQFQCTERASRAGRILTKYRAGGDHVCGAVMLLLTHFKNDQDHFLVMVEDTSVPSDICSEQLPATPCIVVCGENPLTASVYMVAVDQMIVNDHLLSFTEALYLMFSLYYTLNISYPVELGATLEFLQRCIFRINPLKGTKVEKREKKRAYSVNPRVLSLTSKIAAFDWGE; from the exons ATGCAATATATAACAGAATGTCAACAAAACAATCATGGACCTCGATGTCGAGTGGTGAATg ATATTGCCTCCACTCTGCAAAACACTGCAAATGATTTGTCTGCTGAATACAATTCTAATGCATCAGGTTCACCTGCTCCTGGATGCTCagtttcaccatccagctcttcaaGTGGAAGAC GTGACAGTAGCTGTGAAACTTCGTTTTATGACCATGACTGGCATTATAGTTTTGATGATCCATGGCAAAAAATGCCAGCAAGTTTTATGGGAAAGTTGCAAAATGGCGAAAGGCCAAGTTGCTCTGAGAGAAGACAGTTGGTCCGCATTGTTGCTTCTGAGATCCTGGAAGTCAGCAAATGTCCAGCAAAAAAACATGTATCAGAAATAGCCCGACAAATGGTGATTGCATACCCAAAGTCTTTCAGAGATGAGATTAATTCCCAGGTTGTAGGAAGTGGATATGATTCTCTCCTCAAACAACTGGTGTGTAGAATTGACAATTTGAAAAGAGCAAAAGCTATTAGTATACCACTTTGTGGTACTCTAGAAGTATCAACAAAGAAACGAAAATTGTTATATGGTTGTATAAATTCTGATCCACAACTGCTAGTTGGAGAAACATCCGAATTGCAgcaggaaaagaaagagaagttggtagtaatgtttcaaaataatgaAAGTGATGTAAAGACAATCTATGACTTAATGACTTCTACATACACCCCTCAAAGAAACAGCATCCAATCTGGAAAGGAAACCAAAGATTTACTTGATGAGTGGCCATATCTTTTTCAGCCAGCAGGAATGAAAGCACACTTTAAAGAGCTCACTGGCATTGACATAAACAACAGCTTTGAAGAATCTGCTTCCAGTAAGTTCAGAAGAATATTGGACTACTTTCAATTTCAGTGCACAGAAAGAGCAAGCAGAGCAGGGAGAATCCTCACAAAGTATAGAGCTGGAGGGGATCATGTTTGTGGGGCCGTGATGTTGCTGCTAACCCATTTCAAAAATGACCAAGACCACTTTCTTGTGATGGTAGAAGACACCTCTGTTCCAAGTGATATATGCTCAGAACAGCTTCCAGCAACACCATGTATAGTAGTGTGTG GAGAGAACCCACTGACAGCCAGTGTGTACATGGTAGCAGTAGACCAGATGATTGTAAATGACCATCTCTTGAGTTTTACAGAAGCCCTGTATCTGATGTTCTCTCTTTACTATACATTGAACATCAGTTACCCTGTAGAACTGGGAGCCACACTAGAATTCTTGCAAAG gTGCATCTTTAGGATAAATCCTCTTAAAGGTACCAAggtggaaaagagagagaaaaagagagcgtACTCTGTCAACCCCAGAGTATTGAGTCTGACATCAAAAATTGCTGCATTTGATTGGGGAGAGTAA